In Bradyrhizobium paxllaeri, the genomic stretch CCGCCAGGATCTTCGACAGGTCGAGCGGCTCCATGTCGAGCTTCATGCGGCCGGCCTCGATCTTCGACATGTCGAGGATGTCGTTGATGACTTCGAGCAGGTATTTGCCCGACGTCAGGATGTCGTGGCAGTACTCCTGATACTTGTCGGAGCCGAGCACGCCGAACATGCCGCTGCCCATGATCTCGGAGAAGCCGATGATGGCGTTGAGCGGCGTGCGCAGCTCGTGGCTCATGTTGGCTAGGAATTTCGACTTGGCCTGGTTGGCTTCCTCGGCGCGGTTCTTCTCCCGCGAATATTTTTCGGCGAGGTCGGCCAGCTCCGCCTGCGAGCGCTTCAGATCGATGACGTTGGCGCGGAGGCGAGCGTCGTTCTCGATCAGCTTCTGCTCGTGCTCCTTGATGCGGGTGATGTCGGTGCCGACCGAGACGTAGCCGCCGTCCTTGGTGCGGCGCTCGGAGATGTGCAGCCAGCTTCCATCGTCAAGTTGCGCCTCGAACGTGCGCGCTCCCGGTGCTTGCGCGCCGGTCTCCTGCAGCCTGGTGCGCACTTCCGGCATGCTGCCAACCTCGATCACGGTCTCATACGACGTGCCGGGGGTCACCGCCGTATCGGGCAATTTGTGCAGGCGCTGGAAGTGCGAGTTGCAGAGAACGAGACGGTCCTCGGCGTCCCACAGCACGAAGGCCTCCGGGATGGTCTCGATCGCGTCGCGCAGCCGCAAATCGGCTTCCACGGTCTTCTCGGCGAGGCTCTTCTGCTCGGTGATGTCGACTGCGATGCCGATCAGGTGCAGCCCGCCGTCGGCCTGGGTCTGGCTGAGTTCGCAGCGCACCCGCAGCCAGATCCAGTGGCCGCCGGTATGCTGCATGCGGAAGGTCTGGTCGATATGGTCGAGCTTGCCGGCGATCATCTGGTCGGCAATCTCGAACAGGTCGATGTCGTCGGACTTCACCAGCGCGTTGACTTCGCCGAAGGTGAGAAGGTCGTTGCGGGAATCGAGGCCGAGCATCGTGAACATCGATGCCGACCAGAAGATCCGGCCGCGCGACAGGTCCCAGTCCCACAGGCCGCAGCGGCCGCGGTTGAGCGCGGTATCGATCCGGCCGCGCACCGCGTCGTTGATGAGATCGCCCTCGCGGGCGCGGGTCGACTGCCAGTGGAAGGCGAAGCCGAGGATCAGCACGACGAAGCCGGTGGTGGCCGACAGCGTTACCGATAGCGCGGCATCCGAACCCCACAGCGGCTCGTTCTTTTCCTGGATGACGATGACCTGGCCCGGCAACGACTTGATCAGCTTCGAGATCGCCATGGCGCCGTTGCCGTTCGGCAGCGTCATGTCGTTGATGACGCCCTGCTGGCCGGGCGTGGCGAGCAGTTGCGCGGTGCTGATGACGTCGAGGACGCGGTCGCTGCCGCCGAGGGCGCCCTCGACCGGGACGCGGGCCATGATGCGGTGATCGGCGCCGGTGATGATGACATGGCGGCCAGAGGCAACGCCCCAGGCCGGAATGAGGTCAGGCAGCAGGCTCTGCAGCCGCTCGAGATTGAGGGCGCGGTCCTGCCGGACCGAGGCAACACGATCAAGACGATCGGCCAGGAGATCGGTGAGCGCTGAGAGGTCGCGCTTCATGGCGGCGCGCTTCTGCCGGCTCTGGTCGATCACCTGCACAAAGGCGCCGAGGCAGATGGTGATGAGAAAAGCGATGATGAGCGTCGGCACGGCGCGACGAAGCGCCGGCTCTGCCGTCAGCAGCCGGTGATAGGCAGGTTTCGCGATCGATTGCGCCAATCCTTTAATCGAATCGGATTGAACGTACGCGTTCGCCGCGTGCGCTCGCGCCATGCCGTAGACCCCCGCCGAAAGCCCATTTGCACACTGACCGGAAGCGCCCCGCACACCTTCCGAATCAAAGCGATTTGAATCCACTTTTTTGGGGCTGTCGAGAGTCAACGATTCGTTAATTCGAAATAAATCTTGTCCAACGCAAATTAAGGCATCGCCGAGGCGAGTCCGAAACGGGAACGCGCCGCAAAACTACGCGCGCGGCGGTTCGGCATGGCTGATCACGCGCTTGATCGAAGGGAACGCGAGGCGCAGCGCGCGTTCGATCTCGTCGACTTTCTCATGTACCTTGATGACGCTCAGCGACGGCGCGGCGCGGCAATGGAAGTTAACGATTTCGCCTGCGTCGGTGTCGCGCACGCGCACATTATGAATGTCGTGGATCGCGCCATTGCCGGCAAAGCGCATCAGCGCCGCCCTGATCACTTCGACGCGCTCGGGCGCAGCATCGGTGCCGTGCGGAAGTTCCGGCTCGAGCGGTTCGATGTGGGTGTCGACCTCGACGTCCTCGCCGAAATCTTCGCGGATGCTGTGCTCGAGATCGTGGGCGATCTCGTGCGCGGCCAAAAGTTCCATGTCGCCGTCGACTTCGAGGTCGAGGCTGACGATCAGCTTTTCGCCGAGGTCGTGCACGGTGACGTGGTGGACGGCGAGGCCGGAATTGCGGGCGATCACCATGACGCGCTCGCGTACGCTCTCATTGTCGCGCGCGACCGGTACCGCTGTGAAGGTGAGGTCGGCGTCGCCGAGCGCCTTGCTGACGGCCGCTTGCGCGGATTTCTTGATCGCCTCGACGCGGTCGATCGGATAGGTGCGCGGCACCTTGGCGATGGCGTCGATGAAATGCGTGGGCCCGACCATGCGCACGCGCACGCGCTCGACGCCGACCACGCCCGGTACTGCGCGGATCGCGGCGGTCGCCTTTTCGGACGCGCCCTCCGGCGCGCGGTCGAGCAGGGTTTCGATGGTCGAACGTCCCAGCCGCAGGCCGATGATCGAGATCATCACGGCGACCGCGATCGCGGCGACCGAGTCGCCCCAGGCAAAGCCTATGCCAGTCAGCACGAGGCCGACGATGACGGCGGCGGAGCCGAGCACGTCGGAGGCAAAATGCAGCGCATCGGCCGCCAGCGCTTGGCTCCGCGTCTCCCGCGCCGCGCGATGCAGCGCCCGCGCGCGCCAGAAATTGACGGCGATATCGATCACCAGCACCACGAATGGGATCGCCGAGAGTGTCGGCGGCGGCGCCCCCTCGCTCAGCCGGCTCCAGGACTCGACCAGGATGCCGCCGGCCAGCACATAGAGCAGCGCGATGACAAAGAGTGCCGACAGGCTCTCGAACTTGCCGTGGCCGTAATGATGTTCAGCGTCGGCCGGCTGGTCGGACACCCGCACCACCAGCCAGGTGATGACGGTCGCGATCACGTCGACGGAAGAGTGCAGCGCCTCCGAGATCAGCGCCAGCGAACCGATCGCAATGCCGACCGCAAATTTCGCCGCCGCCATGCCGGCGCTGGCGAAGATCGAGATCGCCGCGACATTGGTCTTGAGGGTAGGGGAACTGGTCATGATCGGCGGTTTAGCAGGGGGGCAGTTAACATGAAAGGCGGGGGTTTGAGGCGCTGTCGCAACTCGTTTGCAGGAGCATTTGTTGCAAGTTGTTCTGAGTTAAGAGAGCAGCCGTCATTGCAAGCGAAGCAATCCATCCCTACACAACGGATCGTCATCCCCCGCGCATGCGGGGGATCCAGTACGCCGTGGCTTATCGGTTCAATCACTGCTGCCTCTTGGATACTGGGTCGCCTGATCCCAGTGCGCAATTGCGCACAAGGCCGGGCGATGACAAGTGAATGTGCGTCGGCGTTCTCGCGGCACGACGCCCGAGTTTCTGCAAATTCATTCGCCCCTGAATAAGAGGGCGCAGGGAATGCCGGGTGCTTGCTGCACCCGCGGTCTCGTGTGCAAATAGCGCAAGGGAATACGCACACGAGCATACAGGTACAGCCGGAGCACTCCGGCATTCCCTGCGCGATGGTTTGACGGCTTATGCCGAGCTCTCCCTGGAGACGAATTCCTCTTGCCTCCATCGCTGCCGGCTTGATGGCCAGGTCGATCCGGTCGGATCAACCTCGCCACCGGCAGCTTGGCACCAGCCACGGGTGTCAGAACCACACGGTTTTGCCGTACGCTTCAGCGCCGTACGTCCTGCGCGGCCAGTGTCCGCTCACGGCCAAAGCCGCCCTGCGAACAAGCTTCGCGCCGACGCTGCTGCGTCCACCGCATCCCGCCCCACGTTCGTGACGATGGCCAACGCCCCTCTTGTCGGGACGGGATGGCGGGATTTGTAAGGGTGATTTGGGTCTGCGGCGAAGCGGAATATTTTTGATGCGACGACTGGACGGGGCAAATCACGTTGAAGTTGCTGGGGAAAATAGATTATTGCAGAAAAATCGATTTTTGCACCGCCGCGCGCATCGGGTTGACGCTATCGCACCTGGCGCACTCAAGCCGTTTCGTCTTCCTCGTACAGGCCGGCGACAAATTCACCGAACGAGGGAGCCAACGGCAACACGTAGCCCCAGCTGTCCGATATCGCCTCAGCAAGAGTCCACTCCCCAATCACCCTGCGGCCAATTGAACTCGGCCGAACCGCGACAATCGCCTCCGGCGCAGGCCAGCAAGAATTGACGATAGTCATCCGGTAGTTGGAACCCGATATGGGGCTGCGACGACATGGAGCCACGGTGATGCAATAGTGTGCCCATCTTCACACGCCGTGCGCGCGAATAAACTCAGACATATCTTGAACTCTGGCAAATGCCAGATTTTGCCCTGGGGGCGGCCGGGCACCCGGATGATCTCAGGCGTTACATGCTTTACTAGATTCTCCTGGAGCACTCATGGCAAAGCATCGGATCTATACAACGAGCTTCGCAAGCGTTTACCCGCTTTACGTCGCGAAAGCAGAGAAAAAAGGACGCACAAAAACAGAGGTCGATCAGATCATCTCTTGGTTGACGGGCTATGGTCAGAAGGAGCTGGAAGCTCAACTGGAAAAACAGACTGACTTTGAATCGTTCTTTGCCGGAGCCCCTGAAATCAATCCTTCGCGAACCTTGATTAAAGGCGTGGTTTGCGGTGTCCGGGTGGAAGATATCAAGGAACCAACCATGCGGGAAATTCGCTACCTGGATAAACTGATCGATGAGCTGGCGCGCGGAAAAGCAATGGACAAAATTCTGCGAAGAAAATGATCCTGAGCTTTGGATGTTCGCTGCCCACATCGGCAGCGTTAGTCCCGATCTACTTTGGTTCTCGACATCACGTAGCCGTCGCGCGTCTGCGGCAACTTCCAGCCGAGAACCTTGCTCGCGACGAGCGTGCGCAGCACCTGTGCCGTGCCGCCGCCGATCGTGAACATGCGAACATCGCGCGCCATGCGCTCAAGCGGGAAGTCACGCGAGTAACCGCGCGCCCCGAACACCTGCAGGGCATCGTTGACGATCTTCATCGCAGCTTCCGACGCGAAGATCTTCGCCTGCGCAGCGAGGGCCGGATCTGGAAATGAGCTGCCGCCGGGACCGCGCGAGGATGCTGCCGCATACAGCATCAGGCGGGATGCGGTGAGCTGTGTCTGCATATCGGCGAGCATCCATTGCAGACCCTGGAACTCGCCGATCGGCCGCCCGAACTGCTCGCGCGTCTTGGCCCACTCAACGGCATGCTCCAGCGCGCCCGCCGCGATCCCCATAGCGACCGTGCCCGCGCCGACGCGCTGGCTGTTGTAGGCATTGATAAGGTCGGCGAAGCCGCGCCTGAAGCCCGAAGGGGGTAGCAGCACCATGTCTGGCGTAATCTCGAGATCTTCGAACACCAGCTCGCCCTCGGGCATGCCGCAGAGTCCCATCGTCGTTTCGCGCTTGCTCATGCGCAGCCCCTCGACCTCCCCGCGCACGGCCAGGAAACCGCCGGTGCCCAGTTCCTCACCGCGCTCATCGAACACGCGTGCGAAAATCAGGTGCAGACGCGACACGCCAGCGCCGGTGATCCAATGCTTCTTGCCATTGAGCACGTAGCGGTTACCGCGCTTGTCAGCCCGCGTCTTCATGCCGCTCGCGTCACTGCCCGCGTCAGGCTCTGTGATGCAGATCGCCGGTTTGTCGCCTGCCAGCACGAGATCGGCAGCGCGCTTGCGCTGTGCATCGGTGCCGTACGCCATAACGGTCGAGATCGCTCCCATGTTGGCCTCGACGACGATACGTGCCGAGACCGTACACGAGCGTGCCATTTCCTCGATGACCAACACCGTATCGAGGAAACTCCGACCCTGGCCGCCGTATTCCTTTGGAATGGTCATTCCCATGAAGCGCTCGGCTTTCAGCGCGTCTACGACATCCCAGGGATACTCACGCGATTGATCAATCTCGACGCCGCGTTTGCGCAGCAAACCGTTTGAAAGAGCGGCGGCTTTTTCCTTCAAGGCCAACTGCTGGGATGAGAGCTCCATGACATCCTTCCATTCTGCGCGGATTGGCGTCTCTTCCGGTCGAGCGATAGCCGCAGGCGTAATTCGCCGCTGCCTCTGAATGGGGAAGGTGTTGCTGATCCGTCCTGCGAATTGTGTTCTCGCCAGGGTGCAATTGCAATACAGAATAGCGCGTAGGGCAGTTAGCCCAACGGGTCCGCGTAAGGCGCGGCCCGCGACGAGCGCAATTGCGTTCGCGCAGTGATGACAGGCTCCGGCGTAACCCGCCGCTGAGCCCGGATGTCGGCCTTTGACCAAAGCCGACACCCAGGCTTGAAATCAGTCAGCCGCGCATGCTCCGACCATGACGCGGCAGTTCACCAATCGAATTACCCTTGCTTCAGTCCTCTTCGTCGGGCTGCGCGCGGCGCCGCTCTACGGCCTCGCTCATATCGTGGAGCACAAAGAGCGCAAGCGCCGCCATGTGCCGGCGTGACGGAAATCAACACACGTGCATGGGACGGATTAGCCCTTCGCCAATCCGTCCCACAGGTTACGGCATCTGCGCACCTTTTCAGATGCGCAGATCAAAGACCTCCTCGCGGCAGGAAGAAGCAAAGCTCGACGCCCGTGTGCCGGTTGATAAACAGCACGGGAAGCCGATCAGGCGTGTCTTCTTCCTTGATGATGTCGGGCGGGATGGTTCTCCACTCGCCGTCTTTCAGGTATTGCCACTGGTCCGAGCGATCTTCGCCGACCCTGAAGCGGGTCTTGAACACATCGCCATTGTCGCAACAGGATTTCCAGGGAACACCGAGACGCTTCCGGGCGGCGGCGTTCATTTCCTGCTTGTTGAACCATTCGTGGTTTGGCATCGACGGATCGTGCGCGTCAGCCTGAAAGGAAAACAAGACAAGAAGACCGAATGCCGTCAGTACGCGACCGAACGCTTTCATGGCAGCCTCCATTGTGGACTGTCACCAAACGCGAATCACACGAGCTCTCCGGCAACCCATCAGGCCACATTCAGAGGAAAATGGAATCGCATTTCCGAGCGACTTTTCTCATTTAAGCACGACTGTTGTTTTCCTGTTGGTGTTCTACCGCACACGCGGCCCCGTATTTTTACCGGCAGCTCCTGAACTTCTCCGCCCTGCCATGATACTGCGCGATGGACCCAGGCGGAAAGGCGTTCGAATGTTCCGCCGCGGCATCAAGTGCGCGTGAAACGTGAGGCAGTTCACATCTGGAAATCGCGCGATGATTTAAGGCCGTCGCATGCCCGGTTTCGGGAGGTGCGCGATGCCGTTGTTCAATGGCCAAATCCAGTGGCGGGGAATAAGCACTACCGTGGTAGTCGAGCTTATCATCCTGCTCGCACTTGCGTTGGCGGCAGTTAGTTACGTGGAATGGTCATCGAAAATTGCCGTTGCCGAGTTCATGAGCGCGACCGAGTCATCGGCATCTGATCCGAACCATTCCAGCGAGTCTCCAGCCCGGATGCAGGCCCGCAAGGGACCAACGGGCTGCCCCCTGGGCAAGAAATCGCCGCCAACTCAACTAGCGCCGTTGCCGTAATCTACAGAGCCGTAAATCTACGGACCAACTCGTCTCGTGCGCTTACGGCTCACGCGACGGAGCAGATTTCATCTGCGCCCGCGAAGCTCGACCGGAGTACGGTAGAGCTCGTTACTTTCATCGTCGGTGACGCGTACGGCGCATCCGGAGGAACACAGCTCGGGGCGAACGATGCGAAGCTCGCTCGCGAGACTATCGGCCTTATCGATCGCGTTTTCCATATTTTCGAGGATCATGCCGCCCTGGCATTTGAACTCCGCGCCGATGACGAGATCAAAATTGAAGTATGGCATTGCAGCCCCCAGCCAAGTTTCAATCGCAGTGAATCTAACCTGAGTCTGGTTGGTTCCTTCATTACAACTCTGATCTTGAGATCTGATTGTAGTCGCCTGTTGCGTTTCGGTACCGCGACCGCGCCACCGTGTGCACAGAATGCGATAAGACACTTACGGATCGTTCGGTTGCGGTTCGCAGGATGGGTAGAGCCAACGGGTCGCGCGAACGCGCGCCCGATGACATACTCCGCGAAACCCATCGCCGGTGTGAACGGACGCATTGATGGGTATCGCTTCGCTCCACCCATCCTACGAAAAACGCGCTGCGATCTCGTGGTACCACCCACGATTCAGAGGCGTGACCGACATGATCAACCCCAAACGTCAGCGCTTTAGAATCACTATGGAACCCTGGGGCGGGCGCCTGGAGTTGTGACGGAGATCATATTGCTCCCTCGACTTCCGGGGCATTGTGCCGCCGCTATTGATATCCCTTGAGGTCCGGATGCACTGCACGAATTGCGCAGCCCAAGTCCCGGAGCAAAGAAAATTCTGTAGCCAGTGCGGAGCAGCGGTCGTGCGACGCTGTCCGGCCTGCGGCGTGGCGAATCCGGCACTGAACAAGTTTTGCGGCGACTGCGGGACCAGATTGCACGTGGAGTCGCACGCGGTGACAACGACGGCGCGGGACTCGCGGCCGATCGAGCGCCGGCAGCTCACCGTCCTGTTTTGCGACCTTGTCGGATCGACTGAACTCTCCGCGGGGCTCGATCCCGAAGACTTCAGCGCAATCATTGCCGGCTACCGGCGCTGCATTGTTGAAACAATTGCCCGCTTCGACGGCTTTGTCGCGCGACATCATGGGGACGGCGCCGTCGTATGTTTTGGCTATCCTCACGCGCACGAGGACGACGCGGAGCGCGCGGTTCAGGCCAGCCTCGCATTGGTGCAGGCGATCGCCGCCTTGCCGGCTAAAGAGAAGTTGAGCGCGCGCGTTGGCGTTGCAACGGGCGTTGCGATTGTGGGCGACATGTCTGATAGCGCGATCTCCGAGGAGCATGGCATCCTCGGTGACGCCCCGAATCTTGCCGCCCGATTGCAGTCGCTCGCAGAGCCCGGCAGCGTTGTCATATCGGGCCGCACAAAGACGATCGCGGGACCGCAGTTCGCGTATCTTGATCTCGGCAAGGTCGAGATCAAG encodes the following:
- a CDS encoding PAS domain-containing sensor histidine kinase — its product is MARAHAANAYVQSDSIKGLAQSIAKPAYHRLLTAEPALRRAVPTLIIAFLITICLGAFVQVIDQSRQKRAAMKRDLSALTDLLADRLDRVASVRQDRALNLERLQSLLPDLIPAWGVASGRHVIITGADHRIMARVPVEGALGGSDRVLDVISTAQLLATPGQQGVINDMTLPNGNGAMAISKLIKSLPGQVIVIQEKNEPLWGSDAALSVTLSATTGFVVLILGFAFHWQSTRAREGDLINDAVRGRIDTALNRGRCGLWDWDLSRGRIFWSASMFTMLGLDSRNDLLTFGEVNALVKSDDIDLFEIADQMIAGKLDHIDQTFRMQHTGGHWIWLRVRCELSQTQADGGLHLIGIAVDITEQKSLAEKTVEADLRLRDAIETIPEAFVLWDAEDRLVLCNSHFQRLHKLPDTAVTPGTSYETVIEVGSMPEVRTRLQETGAQAPGARTFEAQLDDGSWLHISERRTKDGGYVSVGTDITRIKEHEQKLIENDARLRANVIDLKRSQAELADLAEKYSREKNRAEEANQAKSKFLANMSHELRTPLNAIIGFSEIMGSGMFGVLGSDKYQEYCHDILTSGKYLLEVINDILDMSKIEAGRMKLDMEPLDLSKILAESLRVVSGRAEDKNLTLDADIERTISVVADRRAVKQIFVNLLSNAVKFTPDDGKVTVRSHVLPNSIVLMIADTGIGIAPASLQRLGKPFEQVESQLTKTYQGSGLGLAIARSLTSLHGGTMRLRSKLGTGTVVRIVLPREPEQPKASAKIEVAA
- a CDS encoding cation-efflux pump, giving the protein MTSSPTLKTNVAAISIFASAGMAAAKFAVGIAIGSLALISEALHSSVDVIATVITWLVVRVSDQPADAEHHYGHGKFESLSALFVIALLYVLAGGILVESWSRLSEGAPPPTLSAIPFVVLVIDIAVNFWRARALHRAARETRSQALAADALHFASDVLGSAAVIVGLVLTGIGFAWGDSVAAIAVAVMISIIGLRLGRSTIETLLDRAPEGASEKATAAIRAVPGVVGVERVRVRMVGPTHFIDAIAKVPRTYPIDRVEAIKKSAQAAVSKALGDADLTFTAVPVARDNESVRERVMVIARNSGLAVHHVTVHDLGEKLIVSLDLEVDGDMELLAAHEIAHDLEHSIREDFGEDVEVDTHIEPLEPELPHGTDAAPERVEVIRAALMRFAGNGAIHDIHNVRVRDTDAGEIVNFHCRAAPSLSVIKVHEKVDEIERALRLAFPSIKRVISHAEPPRA
- a CDS encoding DUF2200 domain-containing protein, whose product is MAKHRIYTTSFASVYPLYVAKAEKKGRTKTEVDQIISWLTGYGQKELEAQLEKQTDFESFFAGAPEINPSRTLIKGVVCGVRVEDIKEPTMREIRYLDKLIDELARGKAMDKILRRK
- the acdA gene encoding 3-sulfinopropanoyl-CoA desulfinase: MELSSQQLALKEKAAALSNGLLRKRGVEIDQSREYPWDVVDALKAERFMGMTIPKEYGGQGRSFLDTVLVIEEMARSCTVSARIVVEANMGAISTVMAYGTDAQRKRAADLVLAGDKPAICITEPDAGSDASGMKTRADKRGNRYVLNGKKHWITGAGVSRLHLIFARVFDERGEELGTGGFLAVRGEVEGLRMSKRETTMGLCGMPEGELVFEDLEITPDMVLLPPSGFRRGFADLINAYNSQRVGAGTVAMGIAAGALEHAVEWAKTREQFGRPIGEFQGLQWMLADMQTQLTASRLMLYAAASSRGPGGSSFPDPALAAQAKIFASEAAMKIVNDALQVFGARGYSRDFPLERMARDVRMFTIGGGTAQVLRTLVASKVLGWKLPQTRDGYVMSRTKVDRD